The window ACCAGGTGATATTATAACAACAATTctttttttgcataatttagaaatttttaaatatttaattaattaataattatttagttgtattttaaacaatatattatatgataaaataaagtgGAATAagtatcaattaaatttaaataatataaaaaaattaatatctactttgtgcaaattttgaattcaactaTTCCATGAATGGAATTTATTTTTggcaaaataatattaaaagtttcattttataagaatttaatatttgatatcAATTAATCTTGGTTTAgcacaataaaatataattactactttatttttattatactcTCATAGAAGCACGTGTTTTTAATGTTCGACTTATATAATTTGGATTCaaaatttttatcaattaaatttaaatttaaatcatttttaaattactttactaaaaaaatcaattttttatatataaaaaacaagtttttcattaaagttaaaagttttttttttcttacgtaAAATGTATTGCAGATACTTTACTTACAgaccctttttttaaaaaaaatttttgTCAACACAGTACAAAAGAGCCAACCCAGGCCCCAAAAGACCCAAGACTCCTAATAGTAAGCGAATGAAGGAAACCCTAAATTGCAGAGGAAACGGTGCAAAATAAGCCCAACAACAAAAGACAACTAACGAGGAAACAACGTTACTTTCTTCATTATCGTGCAACATAGCACAAAACCCTTAAGCCGTTAAGCACCTTCAACGCCGCCGTAGTTTGTTATTGGTTTGGTTTGATGGAGATGGAGGGTGAGAAACAGCACAAGTTTGATGTGGACCTCGGCAACCTCATGGCTTTCGATTCCTATCACACCTTCCCTTCTCAACCATCTCTTTCCAGgtaccttcttcttcttcttctacttcttctttttcgttttttgaCACTGCCCTTACTCACGTTAATTGAACACAGGGAGGACCTCATCAAACAGTGTTTACTGAAAGGCACTCACTTGGTTCAAGCTATCGCAGATGCCCTCTTTATCTTACCATCGACCGAAGATTTGGATGGACCCCTTGTCACCTTGCCTCCCCCACTCACTAAATTGCCTAGAGAAAAACATGTAACCCCTCACTCCAATCTCTTCttttaaattcaataaattattattttttagttgttcCTTTAATCTTGAAATTCTCTGCATAATCTCAATCTTTATCCCCTATTGTATTGCAACTTTCCAAGGGCTAAATAAAACCCTCTTCCTCTATGTATGTGTTGGCATTGATATTAGCTTTTCACTTGTCTTCATTTTATCTTTGTTCTGTACTTCTAGTATTTTGCTATGTCTAGTCGGTTTAAACATTGGGTCATCGATTTTTGTGATGCTTTCAGCTGCCAAAACCAAAGCCTCCTACTAAATGGGAAGcttttgccaaaaagaaagGTTAGTCTATTCGTGCTTCTGCGCGTGTGACTCTCAAATGATTTACAGCATGTAATCTCGATGCTGTTTATGCagtttgtgtttggattagtgttgttttttagtttttttacaagTTCAATGCCTGAATCTTAATCCTGTGTTATTTTGCAGGCATACAGAAACGGAAGAAAGACAAAATTGTATATGACGAGCAGTCTGGAACCTGGAAACGCAGACATGGGTATGATCGTGCAAATGATGAAGAAGCTATACCTATCATTGAGGCAAAACCAACTGATGGTAAGTGATTGAACATGCCTTTCTTCACGAACTGCTATTATGTTTCTCTTGATGCCCATGTATAAGGTGTAGACCCTCTTCTTTGAGTTGCACTGTAGGGAACCAACAGAACTACTACGCATGTTAGGAATAGGATAAAACTTTAACATAGGCCAATTCTTCGTAGACTTGTATACTCAACAGTACTGATTGAAAGGAATCCTATTTAGAATTGACTCTTTTGAAGATCCATATAAAATGGAAACATTTAGATATATCAGAGGGCATGCTCAATGCTTAATCATAACATATAGTTGGCCTTGTGGGTTTCCAAGAGCATGTTATTTTGGAATTTGGAATTTGGAATTTGGaataaaaatttggaattttgGGGCACATTGTTATTTTGGATATGAAGATTCTTGCATGTGATAATCTGGATAAAGTTATTTCAGATCATATATAAATGTTATGTAAACCTATTATGGctgatgttattattatttttctgacTTATTTGAACATTTCCATCTTTTCATGAGTGTATACTTGTAATTCATATTTTTCTGGGGGTACTTTTGTACAGTAATCACAGCTATTAGTATGGCGTATCAATAATGGATGGTGTGAACATTTTTGCAGATCCAGAAGAGGATCCTTTTgccaaaaggaaagaaaataagaagaatagaATTGAAAAACAGGAGAAAAATCGATTACAGAACTTGAAAGAAGCTGCAAAATTTGGTGCTTTACCAAGGTTTGTCAAGTACCTTTTTTTCCAATTAACCTTGAAGCTTTTGCAGCATGGGATCCTATTTGTTTCTGTTCATCAGAATATTCATCATTGGCTTTTAGCTGTGCTTATTTTGTGGATCATTGACTGTATTCCTGAATGAAATCAATAGAGACGGGGTCAGACCTTAGCCTTTTATTTTGCCATTGGAGTCATATATCTCACCTTGGGCCATTGCCTACTTTCTTTTCTAGAGGACTCTACTGAAGTTGCTTCTGCTGAACTTAACAAAAACCTAATGAGATATGCATATCCTTTTTATGCTTTTGTCTTGGGTCAATActgctttttatttattactccAAAGCCATATTTACTTTTGGTTACTGATATGCAATATTCTCAATGGACAATCTTATCCTTGTTATTGGTGACACCTCAACTTCATTTGATTGTTTATCTCTGTCCTTCCTCACATTTGGTAATGTCCC of the Glycine max cultivar Williams 82 chromosome 13, Glycine_max_v4.0, whole genome shotgun sequence genome contains:
- the LOC100527796 gene encoding ribosome biogenesis regulatory protein homolog, translating into MEMEGEKQHKFDVDLGNLMAFDSYHTFPSQPSLSREDLIKQCLLKGTHLVQAIADALFILPSTEDLDGPLVTLPPPLTKLPREKHLPKPKPPTKWEAFAKKKGIQKRKKDKIVYDEQSGTWKRRHGYDRANDEEAIPIIEAKPTDDPEEDPFAKRKENKKNRIEKQEKNRLQNLKEAAKFGALPSHVQLAATALPITGTQAAPKKVTKDELGNVAGIAATATASGGKFDKKLAGEKPQKHEGKYRKFLPVVEGTGIGSLEREQTEKILNKIISKNSHNILNVEKAVTMHNVKKEKKRRSEKGKASATTDKKLKTQKKSFKKGSSKKGKAKGK